The DNA segment CAGTGAAAATGGCTACTCTAATAACGCCCTCTTTTACTGGACATAAAAACAGTATAATATAATTATAAAGAAATTCTTAGCCATCTTTTATTTCAAATAAATATCTTTTGAAGGAAAATATAAAGACTTTAAAACTGAATGTTAAAAATTAACTCTCTAAAAATTAAGGAAAAAAGTGTTAGAAATCTGTAAAAATAAATCCATTAAATTGGAAGGTAATGAGGAGAAAAAGCTTAAAACAATAAACGCCAGTATTCCCAATCTACCAGGTGTCTATCTATTTTTCGGTCAAAATGAATTTTTGCCAATCTATATCGGGAAAAGCATAAATCTTAAAAAAAGAGTGTTATCTCACTTTTATCAAAAGAATTTAAGATTAATAAAACAACTTAGATATATTTACTGGCAAACTACTGCAGGTGAAATAGGCGCACTATTGCTCGAAGCTAAATTAATTAAATTATATCAACCTGTTTTCAATAAACGGCTAAGAAAATACCACGAGCTTTGTGCTTTTCAGATAACAAACAATAAAATTGATATTGTTTATGCGAAAGAAATAGATTTTTCTAAATCAGAAAACCTCTATGGTTTGTACAAAAATCGCTTTTCCGCTTTAAAAAAACTTAAATCCATTGCGGATGAAAATAATCTCTGTTACGCCAAACTTGGAATGGAAGAGAAGAAAAAATCAGGCTGTTTTCGGCTTCAGCTTGGTTATTGTCGTGGAGTTTGTGTTAATAAAGAAAGTCATGAATGTCATCATAACCGGTTATTACAGGCGTTTAAACAACATAAATTAGCTGTCTGGCCTTACAAAGGCGCAATTGGCATCGTCGAAAAAGGGGTTCAACAAACACAAATTCACATTGTTAATAACTGGGTTTATCTGGGTTCGGTTGAAAATCTCAGTCAGACATTAACATTTAATCAGGCAACAGATAAATTTGACCATGATATGTATAAGATCTTGTGTCGTCCAATATTAGATAAAAATATCACCATAATCCATTTGTGATAAATTTTTATCACTTGTTTGATTTCTGGTGTTCGATCATTTTAATCGTTGAATAGCTTTCTCAATTCAGCATCAGTAAGACCCGTAGACAACTTCACAATATCTCTTTCCACACCTTTTTCAAGAAGTTGACGCGCAATCTTTAGGGAAGCCTGTTTTTCGCCTTCAAGTTTACCTTTTTGAATCCCTTCTTGAATGCCTTCAAGTTTACCTTTTTGAATTCCTTTAAGAATACCTTTTTGTTCGCCTTCTCGACGTAACTGTTCTGCAATAGTCATAACGACCTCCCGATAATCATCCGCTTTTTCCGCAATCTGATGCAAAAATTGTTTTGCATCAGAAGTATTTCCCCGTTCAACAATATAATACATTAATCCTTTAAACAACTCTGGCTGTATTACATACTGATTTAATAAGCCAGCTATCTCATGACTAAATTCTAGCATATCACGTGCTCGGATATGTTTCATCACTAACTCCATCAGCGCAACACGTCGATGCTTTATGATTTCCTCGTCAGGAATGGCTGTAACGTCAACCAGAGGGAATGCTTGAGTATAAACTGATTTTGCCAGTTCCGGATCAGCAAAGCAATCAAACCAATCTGTACTATAAGGATAGGGTGAAGTTTTCCCTTGATAGAACAGTAGCGGTATTACCACAGGTAAAGTATCATTTCCCTGTTCTAGATGCTGATGCATTGCCGCTACACTGTAGCGCAGCAATCTGAACGTCATCAGCTTTTCCGGCCTGCTCTGATGTTCTATCAGTGTGTAAATATACCCTTTTCCCGCTGTTGTTTGCACAGAATAGAGCATATCAGAGCATTGACTACGCAAATCTGGTTCAATAAAACTACCTGATTCCATTGCCAATGTACTAAAATCACACAATTTGCGAATATTTTCAGGTAAATGGATTTCCAGGAAATCCTTTGCAATCGTAATATCGCCAAGAAATTTTTTAAACAAGCTATCATGATGGGAAAGTGTCTTTTTCATTGCTACAGTATAACCTTGAGGGGTAATTCAAGCTATCAAATTAGCTCAAAAACATTATAAAACTTGTGATAAAAAAATAGTTTAGGGGAAATTTTTTACCATGAAAGTA comes from the Arsenophonus sp. aPb genome and includes:
- a CDS encoding Rpn family recombination-promoting nuclease/putative transposase, with the protein product MKKTLSHHDSLFKKFLGDITIAKDFLEIHLPENIRKLCDFSTLAMESGSFIEPDLRSQCSDMLYSVQTTAGKGYIYTLIEHQSRPEKLMTFRLLRYSVAAMHQHLEQGNDTLPVVIPLLFYQGKTSPYPYSTDWFDCFADPELAKSVYTQAFPLVDVTAIPDEEIIKHRRVALMELVMKHIRARDMLEFSHEIAGLLNQYVIQPELFKGLMYYIVERGNTSDAKQFLHQIAEKADDYREVVMTIAEQLRREGEQKGILKGIQKGKLEGIQEGIQKGKLEGEKQASLKIARQLLEKGVERDIVKLSTGLTDAELRKLFND
- a CDS encoding GIY-YIG nuclease family protein, with product MLEICKNKSIKLEGNEEKKLKTINASIPNLPGVYLFFGQNEFLPIYIGKSINLKKRVLSHFYQKNLRLIKQLRYIYWQTTAGEIGALLLEAKLIKLYQPVFNKRLRKYHELCAFQITNNKIDIVYAKEIDFSKSENLYGLYKNRFSALKKLKSIADENNLCYAKLGMEEKKKSGCFRLQLGYCRGVCVNKESHECHHNRLLQAFKQHKLAVWPYKGAIGIVEKGVQQTQIHIVNNWVYLGSVENLSQTLTFNQATDKFDHDMYKILCRPILDKNITIIHL